One window of Cryobacterium arcticum genomic DNA carries:
- a CDS encoding flagellar assembly protein FliW, protein MTASLSFVSPPPGLAPLTDFRLREIAGAAGLFALQSAEDEHTRLFVLDASIYLPQYTPVISDEHARSLDLATPDQALVLVVTNPGETGTTVNLMAPIVVNASTGRCAQIILDGQDWPLRAELNPQSSADATSPTDAPLRHEVEPAGATV, encoded by the coding sequence ATGACCGCCTCGCTCAGTTTTGTCTCACCGCCTCCCGGGCTGGCCCCGCTCACCGACTTCCGGCTGCGCGAGATCGCCGGTGCAGCCGGGCTGTTCGCCCTGCAGTCCGCCGAAGACGAGCACACCCGGCTTTTCGTGCTGGATGCGTCGATCTACCTGCCGCAGTACACCCCGGTCATCTCCGATGAGCACGCGCGCTCCCTCGACCTGGCGACCCCCGACCAGGCCCTGGTTCTCGTGGTCACCAACCCGGGCGAGACCGGCACGACGGTCAACCTGATGGCGCCCATCGTGGTGAACGCGAGCACCGGCCGATGCGCCCAGATCATCCTGGACGGCCAAGACTGGCCGCTGCGGGCAGAGCTGAACCCCCAGTCGAGCGCTGATGCGACCTCCCCGACGGATGCTCCGTTGCGCCACGAAGTCGAACCGGCCGGCGCCACCGTCTGA
- a CDS encoding flagellin, with product MTSTTQMRAAQANLQASAQRLAQLQEQSTSLKTISRASDDPARAANAMAVRAEQRATAQYTRNADNGAGWLTTIDGALDESTKLLTKVRDLAVQGSNAGTMTPAAKEAIAVQIDGLKKDLLGQANASYLGRSVFAGNSDARSAVGSEPPYTVSAGTSVPVDRRVGADTTVRVDADGAAIFGTGAGTGIGDGSLFALLDQVSAALRSTDPAVSVSVHLGDIDAHLTTIIGARAEAGARQSRIETAAASLVTQKGTLEAQRVQLEDVDLATVIIDLKLQEVAYQSALSVTARVIQPTLMDFLR from the coding sequence GTGACCAGCACCACCCAGATGCGCGCCGCGCAGGCCAATCTGCAGGCCAGCGCCCAGCGTCTCGCTCAATTGCAAGAGCAGTCCACGTCGCTGAAGACCATCAGCCGGGCATCCGACGACCCCGCGCGGGCGGCGAACGCCATGGCCGTGCGCGCCGAACAGCGTGCCACCGCCCAGTACACCCGCAACGCCGACAACGGCGCAGGCTGGCTCACCACGATCGACGGCGCGCTCGATGAGAGCACCAAGCTCCTCACCAAGGTGCGCGACCTCGCCGTGCAGGGAAGTAACGCCGGAACCATGACGCCGGCGGCCAAGGAGGCCATCGCCGTGCAGATCGACGGCCTCAAGAAAGACCTGCTCGGTCAGGCCAACGCCAGCTACCTGGGGCGGTCGGTCTTCGCCGGCAACTCGGATGCCCGTTCCGCGGTCGGCTCCGAGCCGCCGTACACCGTCAGCGCCGGCACCTCGGTGCCGGTGGATCGGCGGGTGGGAGCCGACACCACCGTGCGGGTGGACGCCGACGGCGCCGCCATATTCGGTACCGGCGCCGGTACCGGCATCGGCGACGGTTCGCTCTTCGCGTTGCTCGACCAGGTCTCGGCCGCGCTGCGAAGCACAGATCCTGCAGTGTCCGTGTCGGTGCACCTGGGCGACATCGACGCCCACCTCACGACCATCATCGGCGCCCGCGCCGAGGCCGGCGCCCGGCAGAGCCGCATCGAGACCGCGGCCGCCTCGCTCGTCACGCAGAAAGGCACCCTCGAGGCGCAGCGCGTGCAGCTCGAGGACGTCGACCTGGCCACCGTCATCATCGACCTCAAGCTCCAGGAGGTGGCCTACCAATCGGCCCTCTCCGTGACCGCCCGCGTGATCCAGCCGACCCTGATGGACTTCCTCCGATGA
- the flgK gene encoding flagellar hook-associated protein FlgK gives MSTFGGLNTAYSGLVAARAGLDVVGQNMANVNTEGYTRQRVTTSATNAAARAGLVAWGATPGAGVSVDGISRLGNATLDAKVRATAATAGYTAVRANALGSVENSLQEPGKAGLSTQLQEFWAAWHELSNASDPSAAAGLLLGEAGQVTTQINAGYRAVTDEWSAVRTSADALVTEVNGAAAQVAALNGIIRQTIASGGSANELIDKRDALTTTIAAITGASVRAQANGTVDVLIGGNILVSGSDVQKLTVTGPASLAAASVPGSNPVTYTPVQLEWAHHPGVPVAVDGGELAGALSLLGPANGTHTGGALAEVAASYNDFAKKLADSVNDLHLTGATSTGETGLEFFHYTEGAAALTLFVVPTTVKGVAAGTPGDGALNGINADKIAQLGTSNAADKNGAPITSPNAIWTAFVTKLGVETGIELAQASASNSSASAAVTLQLSNSSVDIDEENVNLLTFQHAYQGAARVMTAVDEMLDTLINRTGLVGR, from the coding sequence GTGAGCACCTTCGGCGGACTCAACACCGCGTACTCCGGGCTGGTCGCCGCCCGCGCCGGCCTCGATGTCGTGGGGCAGAACATGGCCAACGTCAACACTGAGGGCTACACCCGCCAGCGGGTCACGACGTCGGCGACCAATGCCGCCGCCCGCGCCGGCCTGGTTGCCTGGGGCGCCACACCCGGAGCCGGTGTCTCGGTCGACGGAATCTCGCGCCTCGGCAACGCCACCCTCGATGCCAAGGTGCGGGCGACCGCAGCGACCGCCGGGTACACGGCAGTGCGCGCCAACGCCCTCGGTTCGGTGGAGAACTCGCTGCAGGAACCTGGCAAAGCCGGGCTGTCCACCCAGCTGCAGGAGTTCTGGGCGGCCTGGCACGAGCTGTCCAACGCCTCCGACCCGTCCGCGGCGGCCGGACTCCTGCTCGGCGAGGCCGGCCAGGTGACCACGCAGATCAACGCGGGCTATCGCGCCGTCACGGACGAATGGTCGGCGGTGCGCACGAGCGCGGATGCCCTCGTCACCGAGGTCAACGGCGCCGCGGCCCAGGTCGCCGCCCTGAACGGCATCATCCGCCAGACCATCGCCTCGGGCGGGTCCGCCAACGAACTCATCGACAAACGCGACGCTCTCACCACCACGATCGCCGCGATCACCGGCGCGAGCGTGCGAGCCCAGGCGAACGGCACGGTCGATGTGCTGATCGGCGGCAACATCCTGGTGTCCGGCTCCGACGTGCAGAAGCTCACCGTGACCGGCCCGGCATCGCTGGCGGCGGCCTCGGTGCCCGGTAGCAACCCGGTGACGTACACCCCGGTGCAGTTGGAGTGGGCGCACCATCCCGGCGTGCCCGTGGCGGTGGATGGCGGCGAACTCGCCGGCGCGCTCTCACTTCTCGGCCCGGCGAATGGCACGCACACCGGCGGGGCCCTGGCCGAGGTCGCGGCGTCGTACAACGACTTCGCCAAGAAGCTGGCCGACTCGGTCAATGACCTGCACCTGACCGGCGCCACAAGTACCGGCGAGACGGGTCTGGAGTTCTTCCACTACACGGAGGGCGCTGCCGCGCTGACGTTATTCGTCGTCCCCACGACCGTCAAAGGTGTCGCCGCAGGCACACCCGGGGACGGAGCCTTGAACGGCATTAACGCCGACAAGATCGCCCAACTGGGCACGTCCAACGCGGCGGACAAGAACGGCGCCCCGATCACCTCCCCCAACGCCATCTGGACGGCCTTCGTCACCAAGCTCGGCGTCGAGACGGGCATCGAACTCGCGCAGGCATCCGCCTCGAACTCCTCAGCCTCCGCCGCCGTCACCCTGCAGCTGTCCAACTCCTCGGTGGACATCGACGAGGAGAACGTCAACCTGCTGACCTTCCAGCACGCCTACCAGGGTGCTGCCCGGGTGATGACGGCCGTGGACGAGATGCTCGACACCCTGATCAACCGCACCGGACTGGTGGGAAGGTAA
- a CDS encoding flagellar protein FlgN, translating to MGANELSALLWRERELLELLVFKLDEEQLLLSAGRSRWVQHATREVEQVLELVREAGLGRSVEVAAVALEWGTPQDATLRELVEQAPPGPWSDIFSAHLAAMTDLIGQIRNLRDVNEQFLRSAARYTQESLAGTDAQATTYDSRGASGAPTTGARLFDQSL from the coding sequence GTGGGTGCCAATGAACTGTCCGCGCTGCTCTGGCGGGAACGCGAGCTTCTCGAGCTGCTGGTCTTCAAGCTCGACGAGGAACAACTCCTGCTGAGCGCAGGTCGCTCGCGCTGGGTGCAGCATGCGACCCGCGAGGTCGAACAGGTTCTCGAGCTCGTACGCGAGGCGGGGCTCGGCCGGTCGGTGGAGGTCGCCGCGGTCGCCCTGGAGTGGGGAACTCCGCAGGACGCCACCCTCCGGGAGCTCGTCGAGCAGGCTCCCCCTGGGCCCTGGTCCGACATCTTCAGCGCCCATCTGGCCGCCATGACCGACTTGATCGGCCAGATCCGCAACCTTCGCGACGTGAACGAGCAGTTCCTGCGCTCGGCCGCCCGGTACACCCAGGAATCGCTGGCCGGCACGGATGCGCAGGCCACGACCTATGACTCCCGCGGCGCCTCTGGCGCCCCGACCACCGGTGCCCGACTCTTCGACCAGAGCCTGTGA
- a CDS encoding sigma-70 family RNA polymerase sigma factor, with amino-acid sequence MNRSERNNLVVENLPLVGYLVSEVWAKARHLSRDDLASAGALALITSADAFDASLGVPFGAFARRRIIGAFADEMRSNDWATRMARRRIKETRQVQETLASALGRSATVDEVAAALGVDRETALAGLADSDRTLTALDDTTAEFLVADTVLPEESLLSAERLAYLRAAVVALPERMRLIVEQVYFEDRSVKDIAADLGITHSAVSQQRSEAIRLLRDGLGTHYADDAEREYTPESTVAPARRSAYLSRLADQAMLGMAHMAHDRLPDAQASISATDALAGVTDIARAQGITFGTRELFSSNG; translated from the coding sequence TTGAACCGTTCCGAACGCAACAACCTCGTGGTCGAGAACCTGCCGCTCGTCGGCTACCTCGTCTCCGAAGTGTGGGCCAAGGCCCGCCACCTCTCCCGTGACGACCTCGCCTCGGCGGGCGCGCTGGCCCTGATCACCTCCGCGGATGCGTTCGACGCCTCGCTCGGCGTGCCGTTCGGAGCTTTCGCCCGGCGCCGGATCATCGGTGCCTTCGCCGATGAGATGCGCTCGAACGACTGGGCCACCCGGATGGCGCGCCGCCGGATCAAGGAGACCCGCCAGGTGCAGGAGACCCTCGCCTCGGCCCTCGGCCGCAGCGCCACGGTCGACGAGGTCGCTGCCGCGCTGGGTGTCGACCGGGAGACCGCCCTGGCCGGGCTGGCCGACTCCGACCGCACTCTCACTGCCCTCGACGACACCACCGCAGAGTTCCTCGTTGCCGACACCGTGCTGCCGGAGGAGTCCCTGCTCTCCGCCGAGCGTCTCGCCTACCTCCGGGCCGCCGTGGTGGCACTGCCCGAGCGCATGCGCCTGATCGTGGAGCAGGTGTACTTCGAGGACCGGTCCGTCAAGGACATCGCCGCCGACCTGGGCATCACCCACTCGGCGGTGTCCCAGCAACGCTCCGAGGCCATCCGGCTGCTTCGCGACGGCCTGGGCACGCATTACGCGGACGACGCCGAGCGGGAGTACACGCCGGAATCCACCGTGGCGCCGGCCAGACGGAGCGCTTACCTTTCGCGGCTGGCCGACCAGGCGATGCTCGGCATGGCCCACATGGCGCATGACCGGCTGCCGGATGCGCAAGCCTCGATCTCCGCCACCGACGCGCTGGCCGGGGTCACCGACATCGCCCGGGCCCAGGGAATCACGTTCGGTACCCGCGAACTTTTCTCCAGCAACGGCTAA
- a CDS encoding flagellin: protein MGMQINTNLAANNTYRNLASTQTDMAKSLERLSSGLRINRAADDAAGLAISEGLKSQVGGLTVASRNAQDGISVIQTAEGSLSEVQTILQRVRDLAVQAGNDSNNAKSRDAITTEVKQLTTELTRISASTNFNGTQLLDGSKASLSFQVGANADSSSQIQVSLTGANVKGIAAALTVGSAGAVSAVDTPTLVTGTASFSVTDAAGGVSTVTTASLGAAGSMKTVQSVADALNKDTSFKSKLTASVDADNKLVVSSNTGGIVVGGATAGTHASAGTGFTLSTAGAAGALDFSTAAGAAAALTAVDTQITAVSTARADMGAAQNRFESVIRNLAVSKENLTAAGSRIRDTDMAEEMVKYTRSSILSQAGTAMLAQANQSNQGVLTLLR from the coding sequence ATGGGTATGCAGATCAACACCAACCTCGCGGCCAACAACACCTACCGCAACCTGGCCTCGACCCAGACCGACATGGCCAAGTCGCTCGAACGCCTCTCCAGCGGCCTCCGCATCAACCGCGCAGCGGATGACGCGGCCGGCCTGGCCATCTCCGAGGGACTGAAGTCGCAGGTCGGTGGCCTCACGGTCGCCAGCCGCAACGCCCAGGACGGCATCTCGGTCATCCAGACCGCTGAAGGTTCGCTGAGCGAGGTGCAGACCATTCTGCAGCGCGTTCGTGACCTCGCCGTCCAGGCCGGTAACGACTCGAACAACGCCAAGTCCCGCGACGCCATCACGACTGAAGTCAAGCAGCTGACGACGGAACTCACGCGGATCAGCGCGTCGACCAACTTCAACGGCACACAGCTCCTCGACGGTTCCAAGGCGTCGCTGAGCTTCCAGGTCGGTGCCAACGCCGACTCCAGCAGCCAGATCCAGGTGAGCCTCACGGGTGCCAACGTCAAGGGCATCGCCGCCGCACTCACCGTCGGATCCGCCGGCGCCGTCAGCGCAGTGGACACCCCCACCCTGGTGACCGGTACGGCATCCTTCTCGGTCACGGATGCCGCCGGTGGAGTCAGTACCGTCACGACTGCGAGCCTCGGCGCAGCGGGTTCCATGAAGACCGTCCAGAGTGTTGCTGATGCGCTCAACAAGGACACCTCCTTCAAGAGCAAGCTGACCGCCTCCGTCGACGCGGACAACAAACTGGTTGTCAGCTCGAACACCGGCGGAATCGTCGTCGGTGGCGCCACGGCCGGAACCCACGCGTCTGCCGGTACCGGCTTCACCCTCAGCACTGCCGGTGCAGCAGGCGCACTCGACTTCTCGACCGCCGCTGGGGCGGCAGCGGCTCTGACTGCGGTGGACACGCAGATCACGGCCGTTTCCACTGCGCGCGCCGACATGGGTGCTGCACAGAACCGGTTCGAGAGCGTCATCCGCAACCTGGCCGTCTCCAAGGAAAACCTCACCGCTGCCGGCTCGCGTATCCGCGACACCGACATGGCCGAGGAAATGGTCAAGTACACCCGCTCCAGCATCCTGTCGCAGGCCGGTACCGCCATGCTCGCGCAGGCGAACCAGTCCAACCAGGGCGTCCTGACGCTGCTGCGCTAG
- the fliD gene encoding flagellar filament capping protein FliD, with protein MGLSIDGLISGQDTTTLINNLIAVEAIPQTLLKGKVTAAQSYTTAVQGLNTQVATLADAATKAAKPASYDLYKATSSSSQVTATTSAGAAPGVVDVTVGRLAQNQVTVTGPVSTWPDATLTLTNAAGKATVITPASDSLDDVVTAVNAAGLGITATKVAVGAGAFRVQFSSAAPGAANGFTVTGGTVPTTQVKAAQDAQVTLWAGTSAEQAITSSSNTFTNLLPGLDVTVSVVSTTPVTLTVARDDTAITTMASGLVTGLNNIFAVITNRSAVSTTTDSTGKPVTSAGVFAGDSTIRTVNQNLITAASMPVNGHSPSEIGISITKSGTLEFDQGKFAAALAKDPAGTMKTVQEIAGRVATAAAAASDKYDGTLTATITSQESQVKTMGLEITDWDLRLTAKRSSLERTYTAMESRLGELKSQSSWLTSQIASLLPAYTGGSSS; from the coding sequence ATGGGACTCTCCATCGATGGTCTGATCAGCGGCCAGGACACCACGACCCTGATCAACAACCTCATCGCGGTCGAGGCGATTCCGCAGACCCTGCTCAAGGGCAAGGTCACCGCCGCCCAGAGCTACACCACCGCCGTTCAGGGGTTGAACACCCAGGTCGCCACGCTCGCCGACGCCGCAACCAAGGCGGCCAAGCCCGCCAGCTACGACCTCTACAAAGCCACCAGCAGTTCCAGCCAGGTCACCGCAACCACGAGCGCAGGGGCCGCGCCCGGCGTCGTCGACGTCACCGTGGGCCGGCTCGCCCAGAACCAGGTGACGGTCACCGGGCCCGTCTCGACCTGGCCCGACGCCACCCTCACGCTTACCAACGCTGCCGGAAAAGCGACCGTGATCACGCCGGCCTCCGATTCCCTGGACGACGTCGTCACCGCGGTCAACGCGGCCGGACTCGGCATCACCGCCACCAAGGTCGCCGTGGGCGCCGGCGCCTTCCGCGTGCAGTTCAGCAGTGCGGCCCCCGGCGCAGCCAATGGCTTCACCGTGACCGGCGGCACGGTTCCGACCACCCAGGTCAAGGCCGCCCAGGACGCCCAGGTGACCCTCTGGGCCGGCACCAGCGCCGAACAGGCGATCACCTCGAGCAGCAACACCTTCACCAACCTGCTGCCCGGCCTGGATGTGACCGTCAGCGTGGTCTCCACCACGCCGGTCACGCTCACGGTTGCCCGAGACGATACCGCCATCACCACCATGGCCAGTGGCCTGGTGACCGGCCTGAACAACATCTTCGCGGTCATCACCAACCGGTCCGCCGTGTCGACCACCACCGACTCCACGGGCAAGCCCGTCACCTCCGCCGGGGTCTTCGCCGGCGACAGCACGATCCGCACGGTCAACCAGAACCTGATCACGGCGGCGTCCATGCCGGTCAACGGGCACTCCCCGTCGGAGATCGGCATCAGCATCACGAAATCAGGCACGCTGGAGTTCGACCAGGGAAAGTTCGCCGCGGCCCTGGCCAAGGACCCCGCCGGCACCATGAAGACTGTGCAGGAGATCGCCGGCCGGGTCGCGACTGCCGCCGCCGCCGCATCCGACAAGTACGACGGCACCCTCACGGCCACCATCACCAGCCAAGAATCCCAGGTGAAAACAATGGGATTGGAGATCACCGATTGGGATCTCAGGCTGACCGCCAAGCGCAGCTCGTTGGAACGCACGTACACCGCCATGGAATCCCGCCTGGGCGAGCTCAAGTCCCAATCGTCCTGGCTCACTTCGCAAATTGCTTCGCTGCTGCCCGCCTACACAGGAGGTTCGTCGTCATGA
- the fliS gene encoding flagellar export chaperone FliS encodes MMTPTEFPALFTPVSTGLPTSTAGAQARRAQLNREAVLSATPVRLLTMLYDRLMLDLDRTEAAQVSENWPLASENLLHAQAIVDELTTSLNVTAWDGADGLLAVYTYVSNALIGANIHRDVTRTRESIVLLEPLRQAWHEAAAALPAPQTAPSGEGYRGVA; translated from the coding sequence ATGATGACACCGACAGAATTCCCAGCGTTGTTCACCCCGGTGAGCACAGGGCTTCCCACGTCCACGGCCGGGGCCCAGGCCCGCCGGGCCCAGCTCAACCGGGAGGCCGTGCTGTCGGCCACACCCGTGCGGCTGCTCACGATGCTCTATGACAGGCTGATGCTCGACCTCGACCGCACCGAAGCGGCCCAGGTGAGCGAGAACTGGCCGCTGGCCTCCGAGAACCTGCTGCACGCCCAGGCCATCGTCGACGAGCTCACCACCTCGCTGAACGTCACGGCGTGGGACGGTGCCGACGGCCTGCTCGCCGTCTACACCTACGTGTCCAATGCCCTGATCGGTGCGAACATCCACCGCGACGTGACCCGCACCCGCGAGAGCATCGTGCTGCTGGAGCCGCTGCGTCAGGCCTGGCACGAGGCCGCCGCCGCACTGCCCGCACCGCAGACCGCGCCCAGCGGGGAGGGATACCGTGGAGTCGCCTAA
- the flgB gene encoding flagellar basal body rod protein FlgB encodes MIESVTSAALSSALDGLALRQRTIANNIANVNTPGYHAQRVSFETALAASVRDGDGHTSASTARSLEPTRLDGNNVNLDTETVSNIDTVLRYQFAAQAAAGADSKMRAALRTS; translated from the coding sequence GTGATCGAATCCGTGACCAGCGCAGCGCTCTCCAGCGCCCTCGACGGGCTGGCGCTGCGCCAGCGCACCATCGCCAACAACATCGCCAACGTCAACACCCCCGGCTATCACGCCCAGCGGGTCTCGTTCGAAACCGCCCTCGCCGCATCGGTGCGTGACGGAGACGGGCACACGAGTGCGTCCACGGCGCGCTCCCTCGAGCCCACCCGGCTGGACGGCAACAACGTCAACCTCGACACCGAGACCGTCTCCAACATCGACACCGTGCTGCGCTACCAGTTCGCCGCGCAGGCCGCCGCCGGTGCCGACTCCAAGATGCGCGCCGCGCTGCGGACCAGCTGA